The genomic DNA CAGGTTGCTGAAAATCACGACCTCGTCGTGATTGAAGATTGTGCTCACACGATGGGGGGACGCGCGGGCAATGTGGTCTCTGGCAGGCACGGCGCTGTTGGGTGCTATTCGACGCAGACTTACAAGCACCTCAATTCGGGCGAAGGAGGCTTTCTGGTCACCGACAATCCCGAGATAGCGGCAAGGGCCACGCTGCTGTCGGGCAGCTACATGCTTTACCCGCGTCATGGCGCAGGGCCGGACCTAGATGTGTTCGAGCCGCTTCGCGATGCGACGCCGAACGTCTCGGGACGCATGGACAATTTGCGGGCGGCAATCCTTCGTCCGCAATTGAAGCTCCTCCCCGAACGCGTCGAACGCTGGGCAGAGCTCCATGACGCAATGGAAATCGGGCTGCGCCACGCGCCGGGTATTCATCTGATTCGGCGCGATACGGGTTTGGAGCGTGTGGGCTCGTCGTTTCAATTCGTCATGCCCGAAAAACGCGCCGCTTGGATTGCGGATTTTGTATCGCGATGCGCTGGGCGCGGGGTGGAGTTGAAGTGGTTCGGCGCCGAGCGGGCGCAGGGCTTCACCTCTTCCTACCGGAACTGGGCCTATGTCGGGCGGCAAAGCCTGCCGCGGACCGACCGTGTGC from Pseudomonadota bacterium includes the following:
- a CDS encoding DegT/DnrJ/EryC1/StrS family aminotransferase, encoding MRFEGNFTQQEPIPAEGIAAATEVMNHGRLHRYNTSDGELGETALLEKEFAAFTGAKFALAVTSGGYALATALRAVGVTPGMQVLTNAFTLAPVPGSIAAVGAMPVFVETTEALVIDLDDLAEKAAASEAKVLMLSHMRGHQADMAALMQVAENHDLVVIEDCAHTMGGRAGNVVSGRHGAVGCYSTQTYKHLNSGEGGFLVTDNPEIAARATLLSGSYMLYPRHGAGPDLDVFEPLRDATPNVSGRMDNLRAAILRPQLKLLPERVERWAELHDAMEIGLRHAPGIHLIRRDTGLERVGSSFQFVMPEKRAAWIADFVSRCAGRGVELKWFGAERAQGFTSSYRNWAYVGRQSLPRTDRVLAGLLDMRLPLTFTPEDCAVIAKIIRDEAKK